In the Sebastes fasciatus isolate fSebFas1 chromosome 12, fSebFas1.pri, whole genome shotgun sequence genome, ctagtgttcctagtgttcctagtgttcctcctgcccgtgactctcgcaccctctggtttgtagttttgttttgttctcagtttgtttttggtgtgttttcatttgtactttgttcccctccttgttttgttagttCTGGAGTTGTCAActtaattaaagctcgcttttgtttaaaagatcttcctgtcctgcttgtactctgcgtttgggtcatccTCTGTAACTCTCCACATGACATACAAGGGTTACGTTTAGGTAACAAATGCAGTTTGGTAAAGATTGTGGTGTGGAAAATTGTGGTCTAtgttaaatattaaagaaaacatgtcaTTCTTAAAGTAATATTACACTTTTTCAATACAAAATCAAGACCACGATAACCTTAGATAGGCTATAATTGAtaattttacaaaaacaatgtaTGAGATGACAATGTGAAAAACCTACCGAGgattatcacctgaatctgcagctcccctctgCTTTACtgagctttatagtgagttcCAGCTCCTTGTTTAGCAACTTTATTGTTGCATGTTTAACCTGCAATCTTTACCATCCCTGCGTTTAATGTTTCCAGattatgttgataaaaaaaaaaaaaaacataatccaGTAACCATTACATTTCTTTCAAAACGTATTTACTGTTGCAAATTActaatttctaggagacagggttgcacaGAGCACTGTGAGACCGGTATACAAATTGCATCTGTAAAGAAAAGAGAATTTTCTAATAACAAGTTGTTTATGCTATTGCAACTAATTTCACATCGCTAATAATTCAAACTCGCTGCACAGGTCAACAGGGACAAGTGCACTGTAAACAAAACACCATACGATCCATAGAAATGGAGTTTGTGAATGTTTAAAGTTTAGTTTCTGTCTCCTAACTTTTTTGGAGTTTTGCCTAGCACAATGGAGAGAAGTCTGCATCAAATCTCTCctaagtgatttttttaaaggagaTTCATTgtacagaaaaaacaaaaaaatccaatACTTTCCACAGTTAAACACCCAGCCAGCACTTTAAGAAACCTTTTACTTCCAGAGAAACCTGAGGGCCTCATTTGTATGTTTTGCCGGACCTCCCGAACACAATGGAAAATGGAAGCAAAGGTCAGTGTTAAGTCTCCCCTGGCTTTTGTTctttaaaacaacaatattgtattgatcTGTCCTGAATGATAAACACAAATGTGTTGGTAAAACAGTCTCTTTTGACCTTTAGCAATTACTTCTACATGGCTTTAGCAGTACtgtagatgaaaaaaaaacaatgtccaactcattttcttttctttttttcttttttgtgtgtaacTATACCTACAGCTGGCTTACATAACAATAGATTTTAGTTAAATTTCACAGATGCTGCTCTTCACAATGTAATCACAGTAAACACGTTATGGTTACAAGATGCTGTGACATTGCTATCGTCGCCTTACAGCTGATCCACAAGTAACTCTTAGGGCAACAAGATTTGAATCAGCATTACTGCTTCATCCATATGGGAACACCTTATCGCTAAAgaaatttaaacatgttttttaccTTTCACTACCTGCTGGTGGGTGtttcacaaaaacacatgttCATCAAATCTCCTAATGAGACTGTACACATGATGAGACATCACAATTTTGGGTCTTTGTTTCTTCCATTAAATTGAATAAAGCTGCCTGAATATCCACAGATTTAGGGATGAGTGTGCTACAACTGTAATGTTAGATATCTCATGAACTTGGAAGATACTGATTTTACCAGGCTATCGATAAAAAAAGGCAGATACTATATGCTTTTATAGCACCCAGGTGTCCTTAGCAAACAATGCTATTTGCACCCGACCTGGGCATAcattagatactgtatgtgtatatgaactgtatgtatatatcctgaaccaaaccaagtagttttgttgcctaaacctaaccaaactgtgactgaaaactgaaaataataattaaaaaaaacccagTAAAGAATAAATCATCTCAGTGTAAAAACAGGCATTGGACTCAAACTCTGGCTTCCTGGTTGACAATCCTGAGTTTGACCCATTCATCCACCACAACCTACTCCCTGAATAACTTTCTCACTCTTAATATTACTGCTAGtattacttctactactactactgctaaatATTTCTGCTAAAAAGGGCTTTCTGGCAGAAAACCCTTCTTCGGCTAGCTTACTTTTATTAAATTAAGTAGCATATTCAACTTGGCCGCGGGTGTAAATAGCCAAATAGCTGCCGTGTGACTATACTCACTCGGGTGCAAATAGACacttccaaaaataaataaataacacaattCAGCCTCGTAATAACCAGACAGTGAACAACTCCGATGCCTGCTTATAGAATCTCAGTTATCTGGTGGTGAGCTTAACTGGGTCTAAGTTGTCAGACAGAGTTGAAGTGTGTTGTGATGACCCATGATTAGACCCTCTTGGCCTTTCCTCTGACTTTAAGAGGGTGTGAGATTACAATCCAAATCCAAATGATTGGGGGTACTACAAAAACCAGTAAGCGCAGTAAGGTAACCAATAAgccaaacaaaagaaacaaatctAACTGGACGTTTTTGTGAGTGCTTTAAGCTGTTAAGACCattatttgttgtgttttttatccATGTAAGTAAAAGTTTATGATGGGAAAAATTGTATTCGATGTGGATAGCATTTTTCTCACACTCAAAGTTCAGTCAGTCAGACTGAGACGGGTGAGACGGTGAAAAGCGATGCCCCCCAGGCTAAAACCTCTTGACCTGTGGAACGACTGCGGGGAGGCGATGATAGCGGCCTGATAGAGGCCAGCCACTGGGGCCTAAAGGCACATCCTGGACATGTCTTTTTGGCAGCAGGGCTCTGAGCACagccacaaatacacacacacatgatcacACACATATCTCCAAGCAGTTGGAGGAAGAATAAGAGGAGGCTCTTCAGATTTTAAAGTAGAGGGGTAAATATTGTACACCTCATCCTGACTGCCACAGAGTCCAAATTTGAACTTTACTGCATGTAAAGTGCTCTACTTTGGTCTTCTCTTCTCTATTCAACTCTTTAAACTCCACTCTACATGGTGTATTATTCTGTATTATATCAATACAGTAATTTACTAAGATCAGCCAAGCCAAGCATTCACGTCAACATGACATTTAGATGTAATTTaatcctcaaaaaaaaaaaaaaaaatctttttgaaATGATATGATTACACACCTACAGgctgttttctttattgtagCTGTGAATTCAtattttctaataataatattttaattggAATAAAAGGCCATTCCATTGATTCTTGAAAGGGGCATTGAGGCCATTGTGCCTTctgattgtatgtgtgtgtgtgtgtgtgtgtgtgtggtctctcCACGCTGCTCTTTGTGTGAGGTCATGCTTCATATTTCCATTTAAGCTTTGATCACATTACTGCTATTCTCACCATATTAATGTTAGTCAATGAATAGATTAAATATTCAATTAAGCctgatgcgtgtgtgtgtgtgtgtgtggtaagcGTTTGAGTGCgattctgtgagtgtgtgtggatgtgtaatGGTGTGTAAATATATTTATGGCTCAGGGTCACAGTGGTATTAACCTGAcccagactctctctctctctggggaaGCTCCGTGCTGCTGATTGTTCTGTGTTTCGGTCAGCTTTTGTGGGCCCTCTATAAACACAGCATGTGTGTTTGACAGGATGCTTGTTTAAAGGGAAGGAAAGAAGTTAAAGCGGgggaatgtttttggcatcatttggccaaaaattccataataacctttcagcatattataattcaagtgttcagagagataattagacttctgcacctcctcatggctctgttttcaggctttaaaaaatctagcgcTGTGAcaagagactttggccaatcacaggtcatttcagagagagagcattcctattggctgttcattcaacggaggcagttGTCAATCAAACTAGGGAGCACTGATCAAGTATGAATTAATaatgtgttactgtaatgcctatttctcacatacaatgttttcagaaatatcttttagtgtactgtttagctgtaaaattagaaagtttgctgccgctggtgggcggtgcttggtatttcctcaactgatctcaacatggcttcacacatggtcacaaacttttacattttacagctaaacaatacactacaagatgtttctgaaaacatttgaggcgagaaataagcattacagtaacaaaatcttgattcatatttgatcagcgctgcctagtttgatcggagtttgcgagtgattgacagctgctcaaagacggaaaggctccagctcggctctgattggctgttttcctccggtctgtgaaatcttgcagataacattataggagcaccggaggtcACACATGATtaattttcagattacctgtctcatgcactactctcaggatatagtgaccgttttataaaaacaacttttttttaatcatatttgctccaattctacctactgcagctttaagaaaaatGCTCCATAACTTTTTAGGATCTCATTTGAACCACTTGTGAAATGTGTCTTGAGACAGTCAAATGCTGCACACCACTAGAGTGGACATCTCCTCTCTTGGAAAGTGAGATAAAGCTTTTTGCATGAATCCCTTGACTCAGCTATACCtcacaggaggagaggagtatACATACTGCTGCCTTCACTTCTACGTGCTGCTTTTACCAAGCGAGGAAGGTATATTCAGTTAAATGTCCCCATCAGTCAGGCATATGCCAAAGGCCTACATCTTATTCAAGTTTTAAACCCTCTAATTGGTAACGTTTAAAAGGCGTTTAAGAGTGCCCTTTCTTCTCCCTTTTTCTCATTTCCCATTTAATGTGTTGTGTCAAAGTCTATTACCTCAGTTGGACGTTTTCTGTCCCTTAAGTTGAAAAAAGGGGggggtgagaaagagagagagagggagagagtgagaaagagaaagagagaggtagggggggtgaaaaaaaaagagaagccaTCAGCTGAGGTTTGCCAGGTCGATAAAGCTTTTAGATTTGGAGATGTTTTCAGGGGGAGCCCATTTCCTGCGGCTAAGAGTTGTTAATGGAGCTTAAGGAATTATCTTATGACTCTGGGTTGGAGAGCAGTTTATTCCAGCCatggaccccccccccccacactccCTGTGTCGGAGTGGCTGAATATGCTGCTGTCAAACCGGCTTAATGAAAAGTAACGCGTCGCTGATTACAGTTTTATTTGGCCTCTATGTAAAAAGGCCCCTGTTAATTTACCATCtcgctccctctgtgtgttcGTATTTGCCACGGCTGAATGATTTAGTTATAGCTGgattcgctctctctcttctctctctctcacttctgTGTCTCACTtcgtgtctctttctctctcctaaTACAAAGCCACTTGGTTCAGAGGTCTAATAAAATCTTCATGCGTAATTAATTAAATGTCGAGgctatattgttttatctgttggGCCTTTAActctggccttttttttttctatctatgaaaaattaaacagattttttttgcatgtaggCTATAATAAACATGTCCAACATTAAAGAGAATAAAATATCCCTATATAGAAATAATTAACCCTGCATGCACCTGTCAGGTCTTGTCTCTTTGCTCCAATTTCTATATTgctatattgttttatctgttggGCCTTTaactctttcttttttccttctaTCTATGACAaattaaaccattttttttgcatgtaggCTATAATAAACATGTCCAcgttaaatagaataaaatatccCTATATAGGAATAATTAACCCTGCATGCACCTGTCAGGTCCTGTCTCTTTGCTCCAATTTATTTTGTGCTCGTGTCAACTTAAAGAAAAATATGCTGCTGCAGGCGAGGtttttaaagcaaataaaaacatacatccTGACTCCGATTTATAGAAAATCCCTTTTGTCCACTATAGCACTTTTCTTCCATGAGAAAGGGGGGAGTTTTTCCCATTAAAATGCATCACtgaaccccccctccctcctctctctctctctcaggacaGACAAAGTCCCCCGAGAGCTCCACTTTCGCCATTACTGTCAAGTACCCTTGACTCCTTTTCTTTTTGCCCTTTTATCTACAACAACTAATTCGAGTTCCTTTTGCCCTTTTCACTTTTAGACGACGTGAGTAAAGCcctttcactttctttttttttcagagggaGGAATCAGCATCCAGGCTGTTTTCTTCTTGCAAAGGCCCCCCGAGTCTCTGTAGTAGGAAATTGAGGGGTTAGTGTCAAAACGAAAACTCTTCACTTCAAATGTATTTCGCTGGTGCCGTCCAGCTCTGAACTCATTAACGGACGCACTGCGAATAACTTACCCTTTTGACAGCTGCATCATGGACGGTGTTGAGATGTTTCGATAATATtatcagagagcagaggagaggaggggaaatcAATAGGCTGACATGAAATATGACTGCGAACATCCCAATTACAGCCTGTTTAGAGGGAATTAATGAGGCAGATCTTAGATACTGATATTGTTCTGTCTTGAGGGGTTGAGCTGCCTCATTTTCTCACTTGTCATTAAACAAGagtggatgtgtttttttttatgaaaaataacACATGGGTGGGGGAGATGTTCGATTGCGCCTGTTTTAATGGGTTAAGAACGAATTGAAAtgataaaactgttttatttaacaGTGGATTGCGATTAAAAAGGTTCCTCTCTACCTCATGTATTCTAGTTGTATAGGAGTGGACATGTAAAAAATAACATGGCTAAGGAAGAACAGCAAAAGGCCCCATATGATGGATTGGAgtatttcagcaccatggacagcaacTCAGCACCAACAATCTCCTCAGAAACTCGactgcttttttattttcaagtgAACAAAGTAGTTGAGACGCTCTCCTCCACTTCTTAAGAGAGCTGTGCATTtgtgagactttttttttcttcttttttaatagTGATACTCAACTGCTGAGAGCTAAATCATATTCAATTACATTTGCATGCGCATAGTAAagaaaaaatcaaaaaagaaaaaaacatgtaaacctattttcccccccaaaaaatatgtAAACTTTTAAGTTATACATTTCGTTAAAGTTCTGTGCGTGCGTAAAAATTAAATAAGCCAAAACCGATCCGGATATTTAACGCCAATGTAACAGTATATAGCTAccattgctttaaaaaaaaaaaaagagaataaaataagaTCATGGCCACGAAATAGGCTTTTCCATCCGactttcagtcagtcagtcacaaagagtctctctctctctcgctttctcttTCTCAAATAAAAGGTtttcattttggttttgttAGGAGCAGAAAAGTTTGTTGATAGTTTTTGGGAAACTCATGGTGGCACTGTCTTTGGAGGAGTCCTGgtggtgctgatgctgctgctgcgatGCGCTCCTCTCCGCCTCCAGCACGTTGGCGCCTTTGGtgttcgtggtccaagagacggTGGTGTTGGTCAGAGCCTGGCTCAAAGTGCTGTGCCTGAACAAGGGGTCGTGGAAGACCCCGTCCACCCAGTTTCTCAGGGTCGTGACCGGCGAGTCCTGCCTGTTGTTGTCCAGGCCGGAGACAGGTGAGGTAGCGGCGGGTGATGGGGTgagggaggatgaggatggaggCTGCTGGCACCTCAGCATACAGGACGGGTACTCAGTCTGGTTCAGGGACGTCGCAGTCTGGGCCAAAGACCAGATCCGAGGCTTTCCGTCTAATATCTGGTgcccttgctgctgctgctgctgttgttggttATAACACACTTTTgcctgctgctgtctgctgtcctgctgctggaagTCCTCCGGCTGGTTAGTTTTGAGACAACTTTTGCTCAAGGTGTCCTGctgctcccctcctcctcctcccagtgaAACAGGGATGGAGATCTTCAGAGACGCGTCCTTGATGAGGTGTTCTGCTGGGCAGTCGCCCGTCGTCgtcatgtgtgtgttcatgtggtATCGGTGCTTCAGCTCACACTCAGAGCTCTCTGACTCCAGCGTGTCGAAGTCGTCCAGGTCGCTCAGCTGGAGATCTTTATCAGGACGACTTCTGGTctctgggagagagagagagagagagagagagaggacagacaggagacatgTCAGATAGGAAAGATGTGGTGTCATCAGATCTGATAACACTCTCCAATGAAGTACTGAACTTCAATAACACCTGTAAAATAGTTTAATTATTAAGGAATTAATATTTTTCAGCCTGAAAGTGGTAAATAAATATAATCTACTCAGTTTCATCATAAATCAAGTTTTACCTAGTTTGATGTACTTTAATTTATTGACAAAATTAAGTTAGTCCTATCAGAAGTTATGATTAGCTGAaaaaataagttggaaaaaCACAAACTTACCATTAAAAAAAGGCACCTTAACTTAGTTTAAATGATTTGTGTGAAACTGACTTAGGCCTCTCTAATTGTATTATAGCTTAAAGTTTGTTATGGTGATCAAAGTGATATTACATGCCTGAACATAAAACTGCTGATGCtgtttgatatttaaaaataaaaaatatatattttcttttagcACAGTG is a window encoding:
- the irx4a gene encoding iroquois-class homeodomain protein IRX-4a produces the protein MSYPQFGYPYSSAPQFLMTTNSLTTCCESTGRSIADSGVAASGQTPVYCPVYESRLLATARHELSSAAALGVYGSPYSSSQGYGNYVTYGTDASAFYSLGAFDTKDATASAHAGITQATAYYPYDPTLGQYQYDRYGSMDGGTRRKNATRETTSTLKAWLQEHRKNPYPTKGEKIMLAIITKMTLTQVSTWFANARRRLKKENKMTWPPRNKGSEEKRYDEDEDGSQEEQIKSENNEDETRSRPDKDLQLSDLDDFDTLESESSECELKHRYHMNTHMTTTGDCPAEHLIKDASLKISIPVSLGGGGGEQQDTLSKSCLKTNQPEDFQQQDSRQQQAKVCYNQQQQQQQQGHQILDGKPRIWSLAQTATSLNQTEYPSCMLRCQQPPSSSSLTPSPAATSPVSGLDNNRQDSPVTTLRNWVDGVFHDPLFRHSTLSQALTNTTVSWTTNTKGANVLEAERSASQQQHQHHQDSSKDSATMSFPKTINKLFCS